The Kordia sp. SMS9 genome window below encodes:
- a CDS encoding heavy-metal-associated domain-containing protein, translating to MRTSIIIQNLKCGGCVKTIITKLAELPTISEIEINTKTSTVSFTTTNTDDALEVKAKLKALGYPSIEDANSILTKAKSFVSCASGRMK from the coding sequence ATGAGAACTTCAATTATCATACAAAATCTAAAATGTGGTGGTTGTGTCAAAACCATCATTACAAAACTGGCAGAGTTGCCTACTATTTCAGAAATAGAAATTAATACTAAAACTTCAACAGTGTCTTTTACAACTACAAATACAGATGACGCTTTGGAAGTAAAGGCAAAATTAAAAGCACTAGGATATCCTTCTATTGAAGATGCCAATAGTATTTTAACCAAAGCAAAATCCTTTGTGAGTTGTGCTTCTGGAAGAATGAAATAA
- a CDS encoding peroxiredoxin, with amino-acid sequence MNTENPVQEQVISMPRIGDDAPDFEAITTKGTIKMSEFAKGKWTVMFSHPADFTPVCTTEMSGFAERKAEFEALNTKLLGLSIDSIHAHLGWVQNVRENTGVYFDFPIIADLDMKVSKLYGMLQPNESETAAVRAVFFIDPAKKIRLIMYYPLNVGRNMDEILRVLDALQVSDEHKVAMPLNWKRGDKVICPPPKSLDALNERLADDSVEKVTWYLAKKNI; translated from the coding sequence ATGAATACAGAAAACCCAGTACAAGAACAGGTAATTTCCATGCCTAGAATTGGAGATGACGCTCCAGATTTTGAAGCAATTACCACCAAAGGAACCATTAAAATGTCTGAATTCGCCAAAGGGAAATGGACGGTTATGTTTTCACATCCAGCAGATTTTACGCCCGTATGTACTACCGAAATGAGTGGTTTTGCCGAGCGAAAAGCAGAATTTGAAGCACTCAATACAAAACTGCTAGGACTAAGCATTGATAGCATTCACGCGCATTTAGGTTGGGTGCAAAATGTGCGAGAAAATACAGGCGTATATTTTGACTTTCCTATCATTGCCGATTTGGATATGAAAGTGTCCAAACTATACGGAATGTTACAACCCAACGAAAGCGAAACCGCAGCTGTCCGTGCCGTATTTTTTATTGATCCAGCTAAAAAAATTCGCTTAATTATGTATTATCCGCTCAATGTAGGACGTAATATGGACGAAATTCTTCGTGTGTTAGATGCTTTACAGGTTTCCGATGAACACAAAGTAGCGATGCCATTAAATTGGAAAAGAGGCGACAAAGTTATCTGTCCACCACCAAAATCGTTAGATGCACTCAATGAAAGACTCGCAGATGATTCTGTAGAAAAAGTAACGTGGTATTTGGCGAAGAAGAATATTTAA